The DNA sequence CAGCCCGACGGCGAGCAGACGCACCCGTCGAGCGTAGGTCCCGGTCCGACCGGTCACCATCGCTCGCCCCGGGCGCGGCGCTCCGCCATCCTGGTACCGGACCGCCCCCGGCGGCTCCCCGGACGAGACGCGCCGTACCCGGAACGCCAAGACGACGCATCCCCTCCGGAAGGAGTTCGTCATGGCATGGATCTACCTCGTGGTCTCCGGTGTGCTGGAGACGGTGTGGGCCGCGGCGCTGTCGCAGAGCCGCGGGTTCAGCAGGCTCGGCCCGTCGCTGCTGTTCGCGGGCGCGCTGGCGCTGAGCATGGGCGGCCTGGCCCTGGCCCTGCGCGACCTGCCGGTCGGCACGGCGTACGCCGTCTGGGTCGGGATCGGTGCGGTCGGCACGGCGCTCTACGGCATGGCCGCCCTCGGCGAGCCGGCGACGACGGCGCGGCTGCTGTGCCTGCTGGCGATCGTCGCCGGCGTCGTGGGGCTCAAGGTCCTGCACTGAGCGATCCTGGGCCGAGCGGACCGGCGGGGCCACGGAACAACGGCGGGACCGGCCCCTCGTGGGAGGGTGCCGGCCCCGCCGCCGGGGAGCCCCTTACTCGAAGGGCCCGTCCGTCACCAGCCCACCGGCGGGCCCCTCGACGAAGCGGGGGTCGGCCTGCGGGAACTCGGTGTCGGTGCCGTTGACGCCGTCCGGGCGGTCGTCCGGGGAGAACGTGTCCGAGGCGTCGAGGAAGCTCGCACCGAAGGTGTCGACGGTGGCGCCCACTGCGTCGAGGCCCTGGGTCGGGCTCTGGCTGCTCGGGTAGCCGTGCTCGCGGTCGTCGTCCGCCGCGGCGATGCCGGCCAGCGGGAACGCCACGGCGCCGAGGGCGCCGAGGGCGATCAGGGAGCGGCGCATCCGGTTCTTCATCGAATCCGTCCTTCGTCTGGGAAGCAGACCGTTAACTCTAACGGCCTAGTGGAGTGAGGCGTGCGGGGCGCGCCGCACGACCTCACATGGCGCCGGCGCCGGCCTTGATCGCCTCGCGGATGCGGTTGTAGGTGCCGCACCGGCAGATGTTGCGGATCTCGTCGAGGGCCGAGTCGTCGATCGTGCGGCCCTCCTCGGCGCACTGCTTCACCAGCGCCACCGCGGCCATGATCTGGCCCGGCTGGCAGTAGCCGCACTGCGCGACGTCGTACTCGATCCAGGCGTCCTGCATGGGGTGCAGCGTGTCGCCGTCGGCGAGACCCTCGATCGTCGTGACCTCGTCGGAGTCGGAGAGGTCACCGACCGGGGTGGCGCACGGGTTGAACGCCTTGCCGTTGATGTGGCTGGTGCACGCCTTGCAGACGTTGATCCCGCAGCCGTACTTCGGGCCGGTCACCCCGAGCAGGTCCCGCAGGACCCACAGCAGGCGCACATCGTCCTCGACGTCGACGGTCACGATCTCGCCGTTGAGCTTGAAAGTCTGGATGGGCATGGGAGACCTCCTGGTCAGCGGGCGAGCGCGAGCCCGTCGGTGGGCGACGGCGGGACCGGCGGGATCGTCGGGTACGGATCGAAGGGCAGCGGCTCGTTGTGCAGGATCGGGAACTCGGTCGGGACCTTCCCGGTCGCGCGGACGTAGGCGCACGCGATCGCACCGCAGGTCGCGGCGACGCCGAACTCACCGGCACCGCCGGGCTCGGGCGCCTCGGAGTTCTCGATCAGGATGATCTTCATCTCGGGCGGGGTGTTCCACTGCCGGGTGTAGAAGTAGTTGTCCCAGCTGGCCTCGATGAAGTGGCCGTCCTCGAGGTGCATCCCGGAGGTCAGCGTCATCGCGATGCCGTCGTTGATGCCGCCCATCATCTGTGCCTCGTAGCCGCGCGGGTTGATGATCAGGCCGCCGTCGACCACGTAGGTCACCTTGGTGACGCGCGGGCCGGTGCGGGCCTGGCGGATCTTGCGGTTGACGGTCTCGGGCCGGCAGTCGAGCTCGACGACCGCGCAGGCGACACCCTTGTACTCGACGTGCATCGCGATGCCCTGGGCGGTGCCCTCAGGCATCGACTTGCCCCAGTCCGCCTCCTCGGCGGCGCGGTCCACGACGTCCTTCCAGCGCGTCAGCTTGGTGTAGGCCGACCGGAACTCGTACGGATCCTTGCCCATCCTGTTCGCGATCTGGTCGACCATCAGCTCACGCGCGGTGGACGTGTCGGGCGAGTAGATGTTGCGCATCGACGAGGTGTTGAACCGCATGTCGACCTCGTTGAGCAGCGAGGTCGCGACTCCGACGTTGTACGGGTTGGTCTGGGTCAGCACGTACAGGGCCTGCGAGACCGTGTAGTTGCCGCCCGGGGCCTTCTGGGCCGCGGCGGTGATCGCCTCGCCGAGACCGGGGTTGCCCTCGGTGGCGACGCTGGTGTGCCGGATCTCGAAGCTCGAGACGGCGTCGCCGCTGACCTGGGCGCGCACCCGGCAGGTGGACATCGGGTGCATCCGGCCCTGGCGGGAGTCGTCGGCACGGGTCCACATGAGCTTGACCGGCTTGCCCATCAGCTGCGAGACCTCGGCGGCCTCCTCCGCGGCGTCGAAGAAGAGCTTCCGGCCGAAGGAGCCGCCGCCCTCGATGACGTGGAAGGTGACCGCGCTCTGCGGGATGCCGAGCTTCTTCGCGATCTCGGCCTGCGCCGCGATCGGGTTCTTCGCCGGGCCCCAGATCTCCGCGGTGTCGCCGCGGACGTCGGCGATCGCCGAGTTGGTCTCGAGCGAGGAGTTGCTCCGGAAGTAGAAGACGAAGTCGCCCTCGAGCGTCTCGCCCGGGACCTGCGGCACGGCCAGCGGGAGCTCTCCCGCCCGCACCTTCTCCAGCACCGAGCGGTCGTTCTCGCCCTCGACCGTCCCGCCGTCCCAGGTCACGTCCAGCGCGTTGACCCCGTCCACGGCCTGGCCGAAGGTCTTCGCACGCACCGCGACACCGGTCGACATCTCCACGACGTCGGTGACGCCGGGCATGGTGCGGACCTCGTCGATGTTGTTCGCCCCGCGCGGGGCCGAGTTCAGGTTCGGGCCGCGGCAGATGACGGTCGGCAGCGCGTCCGGGATCTGCAGGTCCGTGGCGAACCTCTTCGTCCCGGTCACCATCGCCCGCGCGTCGGACTTGGTGCGCGGGGTCCCGATGACGGTGAACTCCTCGCGGTCCTTCAGCACGACGTCGACGGCCTCGTTGACCGCGCTCGACGCCATCTCGGTGAGCTCGCCGAAGGGCAGCTCCTCACCGTTGTTGCCGGTGATGAGGCCCTGCCGGCTCCGCAGCACGTTGACGTCCTGTCGCAGCTCGTTCGCCGCGGCGTCGAGCAGCCTCTTCTGCGCGAGTGCGGCCGCCACCCGGATCGGGGTGTAGGTCGAGAACGTCGTGCTGGAACCGGCGGTCAGCTGGTTGAACACCAGCTCCGGACGGGCGTCGGCGAGCGTCACGACGACCTGGTCGGGGTCGAGGTTCATCTCCTCGGCGATGATCATCTGCGTCGAGGTGATGATGCCCTGGCCGTTGTCGGCCCGGGGCATCGCGAACGAGACGGTGCCGTCGCGGTTCACCTCGATGCGGATGAGGTTCGCCGTCGGCCGCATCGAGTCGCGCAGTGCGTCGAGCAGGTCGTAGAGCTCGGCGGGCAGGGGCGGCGACGGGATCGCCGCCGCGTTCGCCTGCGGGACGCCGGGGAACCACGCCTGACGCCCGATCTCGGCCGCGACGACCAGCGTGGGGGCGGCGACCAGGTAGCCGAGGAACCGCCGCCGGCTGACGTGCTTGCGGTCGCCGGACGCCGGGCGCTCGATGGCGGTGGCGCTGTGAGCGGGCATCGTTGTCCTCTCCGAATGTGCTGCGGTGCACGCCCGGTACGACGTCCGGTGCGGGGAGCGGAGGACGGTCACGGGGCATTCGGGCTCTCAACGACGCGTCTGATTCGACGGTTACGCGTCGGCACGCGCGCTGGATGTCGTGCTAACTCCGCGGGCCGGACTGTTGGACATCCGTTGTTTCGCAGGTCAACGAGTTGGCGTTCAGGGTCCCCTTACCCGCAGATGCGGATGACTCGCCGCCACAAAGACCGCAGGCTGCGGCTACTCCGGCGACGGGGATGCCACTCGTCCGAGTGATTCAGTCGACGGCGGCCGAACCGAATGCCGCTGTCACCCGAAGTGATCGCGCCGGCCGTCCGACTCCGTGTGCCTCGATGTCGTCGACCGCCTCGTCGTCCCAGACCCTCGATCGTGGTGATCTCGTCCGAGATGCGAGCATCGCTGCCAACGTCAGTGGGTGGGCCGAGCGGCGCGCAGAAGCCGGACGAAGGTCCAGGGCAGCACGACCAGCGCACCCAGGACACCGACGATCCCGACGACGATGATCGCCCAGTGCCCGGCGCCCGGCTCCGAGGGCACCACGAGGCCTACTGCCAGCACCAGCGCCGGCACGGCGACGATCCCCGGCCACACCAGGGTGCCGAGCCACTTCTCCCCGACCGTCCAGGAGCGACCGGTCCACAGCATCACGACGCCGGCGAGCCAGCCGACGACGGGCAGTACGAAACCGCCCAGCATCAGCATCAGGACGGTGAGAACGGGGTAGGCGTCCGGGTCTCCGGGGCGGGTGGGTTCCGGGGTGGTGGTCATCGTGGTCATCTCCAGCTCCTGGTGTGGGGGTGTGTACCCACTGTCGCGGCGGAGAGGGGTCGGCCACATCGGAGCCGGGAATGATCCGCGGCCTCGGACCACGGTCGGAGGTGGGCGGGGATCACTCCGCCCGCGCGAGCACGGCCGCGCCGGGCCCCACGAGCTCCCCCGGCCGGACCGGCCTCCCCGAGACCGCGAGGAGCAGGGCCAGCACCGTCCCGGTCACCTCCGTGCCGGACCCGATCACGAGGTCGGCGTCGGTCGCCCGCAGGCAGAGGCCGGAGACGGTCTCGCGAGCGCCCCCGAACGACACCGACGTGCGGGCCTGCACCTGCGCCGCACCGGCGCCACTCCCACGGAGACCCTGCGGCGGTTCGCTAACCTAAGGCCATCGGTAACATTAACATAATACGATGTGCTGACAAGAGAACCCTCGGAATTGACCGATACCGCATCGCCAAAGTGCTCGTCAAATGTGTCGTCATCGAATACAGCGACAGTCAGAATTGTCGCCGTCAGCGTCAGCGTATCGAGCCCTATCCCCAGACAGTATGGCGTGACTCGCCTATCCCGGCGAGCCTCCTCTAGGCCCCTGTATAGGGCCCAGTCCTCGTACACTAGCGGCTCGCCGGAACTACCGTCCCGCTCCGGATCACCGTGTGGGCAGACACCGGATACGTCTTCACCACGCCCACCGGACAGCCGTTGAACCCTCGGACCGACTACACGAACTGGAAGGTGCTGCTCGACAGGGCGGGTGTCGCGGAGAGGCGGCTGCACGATGCTCGCCACACGGCGGCGACCTTCCTGCTGCTGCTCGGCGTCACCGAGCGGACGGTGATGTCCGTGATGGGCTGGTCGAGCACCGCGATGGCCGTGCGGTATCAACATGTCGTGGCCGCCGTCCGCCGCGATGTCGCTGTTCAGGTGGGCGGCTTGCTCTGGCGGCCCCCTGCGTCGCCGACGCCGGAACGCGAACCTGGTCCGTGACCGGACACCTCAAGCGCTGGGCATGCGGTAGTGCCATATGACCATCACAGGTTCCCCTTCAGCCGCCGCCGAGGCAGCTTCCGGAATCATCGGGCCGAGCGACCACGGCCAGGTGTCCCACGGTCCCGGGGCCGACGCCGGCTCCTGAGGCGTAGGGAGTGCCGATACGCGCGGCTCGATACAGCCGACCACCTCGAACCCGTGCTTCAACGCCGGTTGGAGGTGGTCGGCTGCGTGGTGCCGGTAGTTGCGGATTCGGGCCGGTCGCCCGTCCACTCGGACGGCCGGCTGCGAGCCGCGCAGGACAGCCTCAGCGTGTACGTCGGACACGACCAAGTGCCCGCCGGGCCGAACGACCCGGGCGAATTCGGCGTAGACCGGTGCCAAGTCCGTCAGGTGAGCGAGCGCGAGCGCACATACGACGACATCGAACGTTCCATCATCGGCCGGAAGCTCGTGGAGGTCACCGACGTGGAAATCCGCGGCGGGCGCATTGATCTGCGCACGGTCCAACATCTCCGGCGATGTGTCGACTCCGACTACCCGGTGCCCTCGTGCTGCGAGCCGAGCAGCGTGCCGTCCCGTCCCGCAGGCGGCGTCCAGTGCGTCGCCGGGGGGCAGTTCGTCGAGGATCCCCCAGACATGAGGCTCCTCGAGGGCAAACGCCGCATTGTCCGGGGTGTCGTAGGACGGCCCATGCGCGATACCCGGCGTCCAGCTTCGGATGCTCTACCTCGACCGGCGGGCCGAACCGCTCCCGCTCGTCCAACAGGCGTCGAACCTCGGCCAGGCGAGCTTCGACGAAGTCGGGGTCATGCCCCTCACCGAAAGCCCACAGCAGCGCCAGGCCCTCGATACCCACCAAGTAAGCAAGAGGATGTTCGTAAGGCACGACCGCGGAGGCTATACGCGCGCGCCGGTGGTCCGCGACGCGGTTTCGACTGTGGCCCCGGGACGACGTCGAGGCCCGCCCGTGAGGGCAACTGCAACCGGAACTGCAACCAACGACAGAGGGCCGGACCCCCGACTCGGGGATCCGGCCCTCTGACCAGCGGTAGCGGTGGGATTTGAACCCACGGAGGCGTGAACCTCACGCGCTTTCGAGGCGCGCTCCTTCGGCCGCTCGGACACGCTACCGCCGACGAGGTTACTCCAGGCTCAGTCACGGTCGGCGGACGGGGTCCGGCCGAAGAACTCGCGCAGCAGAGCGGCTGCCTCACCTGCGCGGACCCCGCCGACGACCTCGGGCCGGTGTGCGAGCCGACGGTCGCGCAGCACGTCCCACAGCGAGCCGGCGGCGCCGGTCTTCGGCTCCCACGCCCCGAACACGACGCGCTCGACCCGGGCCAGCCCGATCGCGCCGGCGCACATCGTGCACGGCTCGACGGTCACGGCGAGGGTCGTCCCGGTCAGCCGCCACTCCCCCACCACGGCAGCGGCGGCACGCAGGGCGAGCACCTCGGCGTGCGCGGTCGGGTCACCGGTGGCCTCGCGGGCGTTGCAGGCCGCGGCGAGCTCGGTGCCGTCGGCGGCGAGCACGACCGCGCCGATCGGGATGTCTCCGGTCGCCGCGGCGCCGCGCGCGACGTCGAGGGCGCGGCCCAGCGCGAGCCGGTCGGCCGGGCGGAACACTCAGGAGCCGACGAGCTCGTCCAGCGCAGCCGCGAACCCGCACCGGCGGGCGATGGTGTCCAGCTGCTCGTCGGGGTAGAGCTCGAGGTCGGAGACGAGGATCTCCAGCTCGTCGGCGGGCAGACCGAGGTCGGCCACGATGCCCAGGTCACCCTCGGGCCAGGCGTCGTCGAGGGCGTCGTCGTCCGGGGGGAGCTCGACGCGGAGCAGGTCGAGCACGTCGGCGGCGATGTCGTAGTCCAGCGCGGCGACGGCGTCGGAGATCAGCAGCCGCACCCCGCCCGCGGACGGGCGGATCAGGACGAAGAACTCGTCGTCGACGTCGAGCAGGCCGAGCACCGCGCCGGTGGAACGCTGCGCGCGCAGCGCGGCGATCGCCGCGTCGAGATCCACGAGCGCCTCGGAGCCCAGCCGGACACAGCGCCAACGACCCTCCTCCCGGATCGCGGCGACCGCGAATCCGGGCAGGGCGGCGCCACGGGTGTCCGGGGCTGCCTCAACGCTCTGTGTGGGCACGCGTCAACGGTACGTCGCTCCGGGCTTGTGAGTCACGCCACGACCAGGTACGCGTGGTCACACCGGGCCCGCGGGCGCCGGACGGGCTCCGGTCAGCGACGATCGGTCCATGCCCATCACGCCCGCCTCGGTCGCGGGGCTCCCCGGCGGCCTGCTCGAGGCCGCCCGCGTCCTGCAGCCGCGGACGGTGGCGCTACGGCGCGAGCTGCACCGCGCCCCGGAGCTCGGACTGCACCTTCCCCGTACCCGGGACGCGGTGCTGCGCGCCCTCGACGGGCTGCCGCTGCGGATCCGCACCGGCGGCTCGTGCACGTCGGTGACCGCGGTCCTCGACGGCGACCGTCCCGGACCGACGGTGCTCCTGCGGGGCGACATGGACGCGCTGCCGCTGCCCGAGGACACCGGGCTGGACTTCGCCTCGGGCACCGACGGCGTCATGCACGCCTGCGGGCACGACACCCACACCGCGATGCTCGCCTCGGCCGCGCGGCTGCTCGCGGACCGGCGGGACCGCATCGCCGGCCGGGTGGTGTTCATGTTCCAGCCGGGCGAGGAGGGGTTCCACGGTGCCCAGCACATGATCGACGAGGGAGTGCTCGACGAGGACCCCGAGCTGGCCTACGCCCTGCACATCTCCTCGACCGTGCCGACGGGGCAGCTCCACCACCGGCCGGGCCCGATCATGGCGGCCGCGGACGTGCTCCGGGTCCGGGTGACCGGCCGCGGCGGGCACGCCTCGGCCCCGCAGGACGCCTGCGACCCGGTCCCCGCCGCCGCG is a window from the Pseudonocardia sp. HH130629-09 genome containing:
- a CDS encoding (2Fe-2S)-binding protein; translation: MPIQTFKLNGEIVTVDVEDDVRLLWVLRDLLGVTGPKYGCGINVCKACTSHINGKAFNPCATPVGDLSDSDEVTTIEGLADGDTLHPMQDAWIEYDVAQCGYCQPGQIMAAVALVKQCAEEGRTIDDSALDEIRNICRCGTYNRIREAIKAGAGAM
- a CDS encoding molybdopterin cofactor-binding domain-containing protein, with amino-acid sequence MPAHSATAIERPASGDRKHVSRRRFLGYLVAAPTLVVAAEIGRQAWFPGVPQANAAAIPSPPLPAELYDLLDALRDSMRPTANLIRIEVNRDGTVSFAMPRADNGQGIITSTQMIIAEEMNLDPDQVVVTLADARPELVFNQLTAGSSTTFSTYTPIRVAAALAQKRLLDAAANELRQDVNVLRSRQGLITGNNGEELPFGELTEMASSAVNEAVDVVLKDREEFTVIGTPRTKSDARAMVTGTKRFATDLQIPDALPTVICRGPNLNSAPRGANNIDEVRTMPGVTDVVEMSTGVAVRAKTFGQAVDGVNALDVTWDGGTVEGENDRSVLEKVRAGELPLAVPQVPGETLEGDFVFYFRSNSSLETNSAIADVRGDTAEIWGPAKNPIAAQAEIAKKLGIPQSAVTFHVIEGGGSFGRKLFFDAAEEAAEVSQLMGKPVKLMWTRADDSRQGRMHPMSTCRVRAQVSGDAVSSFEIRHTSVATEGNPGLGEAITAAAQKAPGGNYTVSQALYVLTQTNPYNVGVATSLLNEVDMRFNTSSMRNIYSPDTSTARELMVDQIANRMGKDPYEFRSAYTKLTRWKDVVDRAAEEADWGKSMPEGTAQGIAMHVEYKGVACAVVELDCRPETVNRKIRQARTGPRVTKVTYVVDGGLIINPRGYEAQMMGGINDGIAMTLTSGMHLEDGHFIEASWDNYFYTRQWNTPPEMKIILIENSEAPEPGGAGEFGVAATCGAIACAYVRATGKVPTEFPILHNEPLPFDPYPTIPPVPPSPTDGLALAR
- a CDS encoding DMT family transporter; the protein is MAWIYLVVSGVLETVWAAALSQSRGFSRLGPSLLFAGALALSMGGLALALRDLPVGTAYAVWVGIGAVGTALYGMAALGEPATTARLLCLLAIVAGVVGLKVLH
- a CDS encoding class I SAM-dependent methyltransferase translates to MRSWTPGIAHGPSYDTPDNAAFALEEPHVWGILDELPPGDALDAACGTGRHAARLAARGHRVVGVDTSPEMLDRAQINAPAADFHVGDLHELPADDGTFDVVVCALALAHLTDLAPVYAEFARVVRPGGHLVVSDVHAEAVLRGSQPAVRVDGRPARIRNYRHHAADHLQPALKHGFEVVGCIEPRVSALPTPQEPASAPGPWDTWPWSLGPMIPEAASAAAEGEPVMVIWHYRMPSA
- a CDS encoding nucleoside deaminase yields the protein MFRPADRLALGRALDVARGAAATGDIPIGAVVLAADGTELAAACNAREATGDPTAHAEVLALRAAAAVVGEWRLTGTTLAVTVEPCTMCAGAIGLARVERVVFGAWEPKTGAAGSLWDVLRDRRLAHRPEVVGGVRAGEAAALLREFFGRTPSADRD
- a CDS encoding tRNA adenosine deaminase-associated protein, with product MPTQSVEAAPDTRGAALPGFAVAAIREEGRWRCVRLGSEALVDLDAAIAALRAQRSTGAVLGLLDVDDEFFVLIRPSAGGVRLLISDAVAALDYDIAADVLDLLRVELPPDDDALDDAWPEGDLGIVADLGLPADELEILVSDLELYPDEQLDTIARRCGFAAALDELVGS
- a CDS encoding tyrosine-type recombinase/integrase, which translates into the protein MWADTGYVFTTPTGQPLNPRTDYTNWKVLLDRAGVAERRLHDARHTAATFLLLLGVTERTVMSVMGWSSTAMAVRYQHVVAAVRRDVAVQVGGLLWRPPASPTPEREPGP